A genomic window from Methanobrevibacter sp. TLL-48-HuF1 includes:
- a CDS encoding respiratory chain complex I subunit 1 family protein codes for MNLMADILINVIIAFLAGSLLLGLHRKIMARIQLRPGPPIVQHLLHSLKFFFKESSFPKTAAMPFYIGIVVILAIIWVVGVIVGPVTHNSLLILFGVYAVYKIVEHNSGSSSGSPYGKLSCVRAVLSAATELPLFAAIVLVYLKTDSMNIGKIIAYQGVHGPLAFSIPLAALMFFMLIISKSPYSPFGITKGKDLVSGFETEHFGFLKGFIMFSESVSWYVMLWVFLTIFFGPLSPVYYALGMIIITFITGFINAVTPMLNPNHSVMTQITIGAICFVGTLLMIFV; via the coding sequence ATGAATTTGATGGCAGATATTTTAATTAATGTAATAATCGCATTCCTTGCAGGTAGTTTGCTTTTAGGTTTGCACAGAAAAATCATGGCTCGTATTCAGCTTAGGCCAGGCCCTCCAATAGTTCAGCATTTATTACATTCTTTAAAGTTCTTTTTTAAAGAATCTTCATTTCCAAAAACTGCTGCAATGCCATTTTATATTGGTATTGTTGTTATTTTAGCTATAATTTGGGTTGTTGGTGTTATTGTAGGTCCTGTAACTCATAATTCATTACTTATCCTGTTTGGTGTTTATGCTGTCTATAAAATCGTGGAGCATAATTCAGGTTCAAGTTCAGGTTCTCCTTATGGTAAATTGAGTTGTGTAAGGGCAGTTTTATCTGCAGCTACTGAACTTCCATTATTTGCCGCTATTGTTCTTGTTTATTTAAAAACAGATTCTATGAATATTGGAAAAATCATAGCATATCAGGGTGTTCATGGTCCTTTGGCATTTTCTATTCCTTTAGCGGCATTAATGTTCTTTATGCTGATTATATCTAAATCTCCTTATTCTCCATTTGGAATTACAAAAGGTAAAGATTTAGTTTCCGGATTCGAAACAGAACATTTTGGATTTTTAAAAGGATTCATAATGTTTTCAGAGTCCGTTTCATGGTATGTAATGCTTTGGGTATTTTTAACAATATTCTTTGGACCGTTATCTCCAGTTTATTATGCTTTAGGAATGATAATTATAACATTTATCACTGGATTTATTAATGCTGTAACTCCAATGTTGAATCCAAACCATTCTGTCATGACTCAAATAACGATTGGAGCAATTTGTTTTGTTGGAACACTTTTAATGATATTTGTATGA
- a CDS encoding DUF788 domain-containing protein: MDIQKIISIILLLISTLAILAALIFDMASWIVYVIAIFGIPLWILGLGLLTMAKPRKDDKEERIKEPFTGY, from the coding sequence ATGGATATTCAAAAAATTATAAGTATTATATTATTGCTAATCTCTACATTAGCTATATTGGCTGCTTTAATATTTGATATGGCTAGTTGGATTGTGTATGTAATAGCTATTTTCGGAATTCCATTATGGATTTTAGGTTTAGGTTTATTAACAATGGCTAAACCAAGAAAAGATGATAAGGAAGAAAGGATAAAAGAACCATTTACAGGATATTAG
- a CDS encoding membrane protein → MDFSTLGGNLLGTIPFGDIVLYFTPLNLFLFAVMLGFTLLIAVSKTETQVEATFMKLGNTDVKVGSKEFKQRRFLSVICGIASAGAMITGDLFNFTLFMALIGIVNIGIVSAVRQVSVLNSAFNYGLIAMMCSLPLFGGAAIVLASSGTLSLLVLNQMHATPMMIFGALLMLLGILGECGVAPFFASKAEMFRTPGSPFLVIIHLSSLFVIIRAVEILLLVLW, encoded by the coding sequence ATGGATTTTAGTACACTTGGTGGAAATTTATTAGGTACAATTCCTTTTGGTGATATAGTACTGTACTTCACACCTCTTAATTTGTTTTTATTTGCTGTAATGTTAGGGTTTACATTATTGATAGCTGTAAGTAAAACAGAAACACAAGTTGAAGCTACTTTTATGAAACTTGGAAATACTGATGTAAAAGTAGGATCAAAAGAGTTTAAACAAAGGAGATTTTTATCTGTAATCTGTGGTATAGCTTCTGCAGGGGCAATGATTACTGGAGATTTGTTTAACTTTACTTTATTTATGGCATTAATTGGTATTGTGAATATTGGAATTGTTTCAGCTGTAAGACAAGTCAGTGTTTTAAACTCCGCTTTTAATTATGGTTTAATAGCTATGATGTGTAGTTTACCGTTATTTGGTGGAGCAGCTATTGTTCTTGCTTCTTCCGGAACATTAAGTTTGTTAGTATTAAATCAAATGCATGCAACTCCAATGATGATTTTTGGTGCTTTATTGATGTTACTTGGAATTTTAGGGGAGTGTGGTGTTGCACCGTTCTTTGCAAGTAAAGCTGAAATGTTTAGAACTCCCGGTTCTCCATTTTTAGTTATTATTCATTTAAGTTCATTATTTGTTATTATTAGAGCAGTGGAAATTTTATTATTAGTTTTATGGTAG
- a CDS encoding EhaG family protein encodes MVLVPEFVPQAFISMYLPAIYAGLIVGFIGSIAIAMKKEEIHILILTDLIGLAMIFVVSAVGTDLAESLILPGLVVELAETLAISEILLSREMHIIEQNPKRSLPEGTSLFPIPFNLDLEIMTTAPNFIALVLIAYGIFLTGFTGGAVAGGGILLYAISKKAKGLPVFTLEGLGGVSGIAWCLWIIGFALFFIMPKLWLLSLFLAACGLLLKVASKVGLIGVLMREDMNKE; translated from the coding sequence ATGGTCCTCGTTCCGGAATTTGTTCCTCAAGCATTTATCTCAATGTATTTACCTGCAATTTATGCAGGTTTGATTGTTGGTTTTATAGGATCAATAGCTATTGCCATGAAAAAAGAAGAGATTCATATTCTTATTCTTACGGATTTGATTGGTCTTGCAATGATTTTTGTTGTTTCTGCTGTAGGAACTGATTTAGCCGAATCCTTAATTTTACCTGGTTTGGTAGTTGAATTAGCTGAAACATTAGCTATTTCTGAGATTTTACTTTCAAGAGAAATGCATATTATAGAACAAAATCCTAAAAGAAGCCTGCCTGAAGGCACTTCTTTATTCCCGATTCCATTTAATTTAGATTTGGAAATCATGACTACAGCACCTAATTTCATTGCGTTAGTTTTAATAGCTTATGGTATTTTCTTAACAGGATTTACCGGTGGTGCAGTAGCTGGTGGGGGAATTTTATTATATGCAATTTCTAAAAAAGCAAAAGGTTTACCTGTTTTCACTTTAGAAGGACTTGGTGGAGTTTCAGGTATTGCTTGGTGTTTATGGATTATTGGATTTGCATTATTCTTTATAATGCCTAAATTATGGTTATTAAGTTTATTCTTAGCAGCTTGTGGATTGTTATTAAAAGTAGCTTCAAAAGTTGGTTTAATTGGAGTGCTTATGAGAGAAGATATGAATAAGGAGTAA
- a CDS encoding EhaF family protein, translated as MRIGTLWNKLANPKNVPRIFAFSLGVILLIGFIVPMGLNPDQIYPRPEPQEQIDAGLAVAPYDRGGEILKTPGIVMAQFPQNAEEIGMITSYMSPVALWVSQTSPYFGTSIYSSPGGLIDEILYYTRGFDTILESSILMMSFIIASWLSINYTMNRKNDEKEIKDGVKKAIGDSVKVANEVKINDAKSRARQLRRDN; from the coding sequence ATGAGGATAGGAACTCTATGGAATAAATTAGCTAACCCAAAAAATGTTCCAAGGATTTTTGCTTTTTCATTAGGCGTAATTCTTTTAATAGGTTTTATTGTTCCAATGGGTCTAAATCCCGACCAAATTTATCCTAGGCCCGAACCTCAAGAACAGATAGATGCAGGATTAGCTGTAGCTCCTTATGACAGGGGTGGAGAAATTTTAAAAACTCCGGGAATAGTTATGGCTCAATTTCCCCAAAATGCTGAGGAGATTGGTATGATTACATCATATATGTCACCGGTAGCTTTGTGGGTTTCTCAAACGTCTCCATATTTCGGAACATCTATTTATTCATCTCCTGGTGGATTAATTGATGAAATATTGTATTACACTCGTGGTTTTGATACTATATTGGAATCCTCTATTCTGATGATGTCTTTCATAATAGCTTCATGGTTATCTATAAATTATACAATGAATAGAAAAAATGATGAAAAAGAAATAAAAGACGGTGTTAAAAAAGCTATTGGAGATTCAGTAAAAGTAGCTAATGAAGTTAAAATAAATGATGCTAAATCTAGAGCTAGACAATTAAGGAGGGATAATTAA
- a CDS encoding DUF2107 family protein codes for MIDVNLFFYVGIFLAIVGSLATAWGPGVKDPIIRTFNTEVASIGVCLVLLTYNHVLALLTLLATTVVITFVLFRAIIRLEEMGADV; via the coding sequence ATGATTGATGTTAATTTGTTCTTTTATGTTGGTATTTTTCTAGCTATTGTAGGTAGTTTAGCTACTGCCTGGGGTCCTGGTGTAAAAGATCCTATTATAAGGACATTTAATACAGAAGTGGCTTCTATAGGAGTTTGTTTGGTATTGTTAACTTATAATCATGTTTTGGCTTTATTGACATTACTTGCAACAACTGTTGTTATTACTTTTGTTTTGTTTAGAGCAATTATTCGTTTAGAAGAGATGGGGGCAGATGTATGA
- a CDS encoding EhaD family protein, with protein sequence MEFVVSLIAIALMLIGAFGVIFLKKPLDKVIMFSIMDAGFLLVVVLFKYLDVAMFVALSDPLCTLIFIMAIVKIKEIRQRKVKSGELHD encoded by the coding sequence ATGGAATTTGTTGTATCACTTATTGCAATAGCTTTAATGTTAATAGGAGCATTTGGAGTAATATTCTTAAAAAAACCATTGGACAAAGTAATAATGTTTTCTATAATGGATGCAGGTTTTTTACTTGTTGTGGTATTATTTAAATATTTGGATGTTGCAATGTTTGTTGCATTATCTGATCCTTTGTGTACTTTAATTTTTATTATGGCGATTGTTAAAATTAAAGAAATTAGACAAAGAAAAGTTAAAAGTGGTGAGTTACATGATTGA
- a CDS encoding DUF2109 family protein, whose protein sequence is MYVEIIIGIILIYVALRALITEDRVSKLLYLNVIGFGVPALIALVIKTPFAFIVAAAFFICSTISANAIATSLDKLDDEIILD, encoded by the coding sequence ATGTATGTTGAAATAATAATTGGGATAATATTAATATATGTGGCATTAAGGGCTCTAATAACTGAAGATAGAGTTTCAAAATTACTTTATTTAAATGTTATTGGGTTTGGAGTCCCTGCATTAATAGCTTTGGTAATTAAAACACCATTTGCATTTATAGTTGCTGCTGCATTTTTCATATGTTCTACAATTAGTGCTAATGCTATTGCAACAAGTTTGGATAAGCTGGATGATGAAATAATTCTTGATTGA